CACCTCTTAGACTCTCTCCTGTATCCCTAAGGTCTACGTTTCACTGACCCAACCTCTTGTAAGAGACATTCTTGCATATTGCCTTcacttcctcatctttaaaacctATGGCCATACATCTAAAATCTTGTCCTATCACTGTGTTGAAActgctctttcccttccttccttccttccttccttccttccttccttccttccttccttccttccttccttccttccttccttccttccctccttccctccttccctccctccctccctccctccctccctccctccctccctccctctttctttctttctttctttctttctttctttctttctttctttctttctttctttctttctttctttctttctttcttttctcctttctttctttctttctttctttctttctttctttctttctttctttctttctttcttccttccttccttccttccttccttccttccttccttccttccttccttccttccttccttccttcctttctctctctctctctctctctctctttctttctttctttctttctttctttctttctttctttctttctttctttctttctttctttctttctttctttcttacaggGAGTCttgcccttttgcccaggctgtaggagtacagtggcacgatcttggctcaatgcaacctctgcctcctgagttcaagccattctcctgccttagcttcctgagtcgctggggttacaggtgcctgccaccacacccagctaatttttgtatttttggtagacttggggtttcaccatgttggctaggttggtcttgaattgacctcaggtaatctccccgcctcagcctcccaaagtgctaggattacaggtgtgagccactgcgcccagtgaAACTGCTCTTTCTAATGACTTGCATACCCCTAAATTGAATGAGCAGAATGTTAGTCTTATTTTGAAACAGATAAcccaattgtttttattttttatttttatttttattttattattattatttttttgagaaggagtctccctctgtcacctgggctggagtgcagtggcatgatctcagctcactgcaacctcctcctgctgggtcaagcaattctcctgtctcagcttccctagtagctgggattacaggcatgcactaccacaccctgctaatttttgtattttcagttgagacgggagttttgccatattgatcaggttggtcttgaactccggacctcagggaATCTGCCTgcttcgggctcccaaagtgctggagttacagtcttgagccactgcacctagccaaccCATTCCTTTTTGAATACTTTGAAGAGGGTATTCTTATAATGAGACATTTATAAGACTGTAGTCAGGAAAAGATCCTTAGTGATAGAGTACAATTACTTTCTCTTCTTGATATGTGAAGTCACTGTAAAAAACAGGTGGAAGCACAGGGTCCAATTCTGCTTTGTCCAAAGATACCATAATGCCTTGCTATCGCTGTCTGACTCTATCAAAGGGAAGATGATTTAAGTGCTTGAATTGTAATGGCTTAAAGTTCTCACACATGGACTTCCAAATTTACTAGCAGAAGTGTTAGGTTTCTCTTCTCAAAGTCTGCCATGTGATTGGGTCAGGAGAGACTTCCAACCTCATCCTGCAGCCAATATTTCACCCTTGCTGAGCTATATACTCtagcatttaaataaataagaaacaattttgctaactttcttttctctctgtctccaaaCAATCACCATTTTTCTTATGGGGAAAGTTCCCCTTTAGAGACCCTTGGTGTCTGTCTGTCATTGAACTACAGGGCTCCATTGAGATTTCTTAATTCATTAAAGAAGTTCAAGTAGTGttgagagttaaaaaaaaaagtgtttgagaTACTCCTTTTAGAGCTCTAATGCAAATTAACTCAAGAGTTGGTAAAGAGTTTGTGAAGTCACAAAATAATTCCTGTCAAATTCTTGATTTACATCTATATAAGTAGTTCCACTAGAATGAGTCCTTCTGGAGGATTTAAAATATACTCTCTTTACCATTAGAGAAAAAAACTTTGGCCAActttaaaacagaattttcttttattaaagagAAGTAATATGTAATTTCACCTTGTTtatcttaatttgcatttaaaaaattagtagtgaggttaaatagaaagaaagagtTAAGAGACGGAACACTGAAGGCTGATTGCTTCAGTTGAAATCTTACTCTGCAACTTCCttcctctgtgaccttgggcaagtttcccAACTCAGTTTCCCTATCCACAAAGTGTATAAATAGCAATTGTGCTTGCATCATAGAGTTGTTACAGGATTAAAAAAGTTAATACATGTGAAATGATTAGAGCAATGCCTTGAACATGCTATGTTCTATACAAAATAGATTAATTAAGATGAATCGATATTCCTAGCAATTGGGAGAGATGGAATTTTAAACAAGGTGTGTTGGACTCCAAAGACTGTGCTCTTTCTTCAGCATTGCATATAATATTCTGCTATTTAAAGTTAGCTCACTTCCTGGACACATGCTCGCCCAAACCAAGCAGCTTCTGTAAGCCCACTCTCAGCTCCTGAGTCCTAAGGGCATATACCATGGGGTTAAGGGCTGGGGGAATGATAATATGCAGCACATTGAGGAGAATAGGGATGAGGGGAACCCTTCTTCCTTCTAGGTGAGTGACAGATACTACAATAATAGCTGTGtagaaaaagagaatgaggatAAGGTGGGAGCTGCAGGTATTCAGGGCCTTAGATGTTGCTTTAGCAGAGTTCAGCTTCAGCACTGAGCGAATAATCAAAGAATAGGAAGCGAAGACCAGACCCATGTCACTCCCAACCACAACCCAGACCAAGGCCAGCTGGTAAAACCTGTTGATGGTGGTGTCATCACAGGCCAGACTTGTGACCCCCAAGTTAGAGCACAGGCAGTGATCAATCTCATTCCTGGAGCAGTAGTATCGCTGGGCAGCCAATACTGGCACTGGGATGGTCAACAGGCCATTCCTGAGCACTACTGACAGTGTGGCTTTGACGACAAAAGCTTCAGTAACTATGGAAGTGTACTGAAGGGGATAACAACTGGTCATATATCTATCCACTGCCATGCAAAAGAAGATGCCTGACTCCATGCACATGAAAGAGTGGATGGCATAGATCTGAGCAAAACACTCATGGAGGCTGATGGCCTTGGCATCAAATCAGAAGATGGCCAGGATCTTGGGCATGATGGTGGTGGCCAGGCCAATGTCCACCACTGCCAGTATGCCCAGCAAATGGTACATGGGTTCATGTAGCATGGTCTCATGTTGAATGGTGATTATGATGAGGAGATTGGCACCAAGAGCTAAGAAGTAGAGCAGAGCCAGGGGAAGAGAGAGCCAGTGCTGCCACTCATGAATGCCTGGGAACTCCATCAGAATGAACTCAGACACTTGAAACCCTGAGCTATTGGCTATACTTAGGCCAATATTCATATCATGAGATATTTTGTTCTCAGCATCTGCCTATGGATTAAGGGGAAACAGAATAAGACTGTGGTTAGCTCAACTGAGGGCCAAAACTTCTGTAGAGAAATAAGGCTTACCCACAATAACTCAGTCATTTTTAACATCGTGCATTCTCTACACTCTTGAGACCCTAAGAAACAGTTCAGATAAGAACAGATGGGCCAAAATAGATGCTAAGATAAAAATTTTAGTAGAATATTGACTAGAATAAAAGTGAAAgttttctagctttattttcctgaaattctGGGAGGTGGGGAATAAGGATAGAAAGTATGAGACATGTACATTATAAAGAACCTGATTTTCAGCAGGTAAAGTTAGAGGGCAGAGGTGTCGTCTCCATTCTTGGGAACCGTTAGGAATAAGTAGCCATAGTGGAAACCCTGACCATGCCTTTCTTTTAAACAATGCCTGTGGCTGGCAAACGGTATCTGCAGCAAACCCTCTCATTTAATCTTCGCCATAGAGGTATTGTTATTTGCATATGAGGAAATAGGTTGAATGAGTTGTCTAGATAAGAATCATATGTTGAAAACACTAGCGACTAATCTATAGAAAAAATTTTAGTCTTTTGCATTTATTTCCAGCACTCCCTGCGTCAAATTGTAGCCCATAGGTCAGTACCCTTTAGGAATATCATTTGTTTCCTCTTCTGATTATGAAGCTAGTGTTAAAGatatacttaaaattatattttcaaataatcaattttattaataaaaggtGTAAGGAGGGAAAATCACCAATGAACTTCCAACCACTTCCAGATTTTTCTGTGGAATAATTTAGAAACCTAGCAAGCATTTATTGCacacattttgactttttaaaattaagtaattttatgGCTCATTCTTGTCCCTGTAACACTTGGttcttttcattcttattttgtttattcttgaaTTGTTGCAAAATATCTTCAAGCAATTGTATCAAAAAGTGTACTTGGACAAAATGCCTGGAGTCCTTGAATATCTGAGAATTCTTTATATTGCCTTTATCTATGAATAATATCTCACCTTGTTAAATATTTAGGTATTAATATTATCTTTCCCAAATCTCTGCCTTTGCTTCATTTCATGGTATTAAGTGTAAGATCAAGTGTCCATCCCTCACTACTTCTGAGAAAAATGAATGACTATGCCATTTATTAATTATGGTAAGCGTATATTATCCATGAAAttgataaaaaataagaaaaataaaacagtaacacttttagaaaacaaaaaatgcagaaaaatagctataaataaaaatcttagcaaagatttaatgtttcaaaatatttaatttttatcatttttctttgcaaTCTTCTTACACAGTTCCTGTTTCATGAAAATAGGATCTTTCAAACTGTGCTTTTTCTtaacattatgtatatataaactttCCAATTCACTGGGAAACTCCTtatagacattttaaatttttataaacatgttttCAATGACTACTGAATGTTATCAAATCATTTTATAACATTTCCCCCAATTTTCGTTTGGTTTTACatactgtaaatatatacatatatgcattttttacctttaaaatattatttatactatttaccctttatgaattttttatcttttatggtTAAAATAGGACTCTTTAACCAAGAATTTATAGATAGTCTCATGGAAGTTTGTGAACTTCCTTAATTTGTAAGTCTATATTTACACTTTTCTAGAGAAAGGATCCgtttatttttcatcaaattCTCAAAGTGTTCCACAATGCAAACAAGAAACAATTGCAAAATATTGTTCTTTACTCAAATTTCGATCCATATTTACTTCTCTATATCTTTAATAGTTGGCTTTTTGGTTTTGTGACATAACTTATTTACATGAAATTACTTTTGTTGTTAATGAGACCTATGTAAATAAATAGATTTCAAATAATTAGACAATGGCTTCTACAGCTCTCACCAAGTGATTATTATGTCATTTGTCACATAGtgaatttatatacatatagataaaattgcatttttgggattctgttgtttctatttctttctggttaTTTTTGTGTCAATattaaactaaatttaaaaattttgtttaataataaatttaacacATAACAGAACTATATTCCTCTTATTACTCCCTTAGTTTAAAACCCTTTTTATGTAATCATGTTCCAGATTACCCTTAGAATTCTGTGTTGAGTTCCAACATAGCATGGTTTTGGTTAGGATtgtgttaaatctgtagattaattttgaaaaaagttgaTATCTTTATATTATCAAGCCTTCTCATTCATAAATATAGATCCTGTCTGCCTTTATTTAAATCTGAAAAAAAGTGTCATTGAAATTTTGTATTGCAATGttcttattatcattattagtaTTTGGAATGTTTTTAGTGAATATGTTTTTCTGCAttatacttcttcttttttttttttaatggagtctcgctctgtctcccaggtgcaagtgcagtggcactatctcggctcactgcaacctctgcctcctgggttcaagtgattctcccgtctctgcctcgtgagtagctgggattacaggtgcatgccatcactcccaggtaattttttatttttagtagagatgggtttcaccattttggccaggctggtcttgattcctgacttcaggtgatttgccctccttggcctttcaaagtactgagattacaggagtgagccaccgtgcccagcccgcaTTATACATTCTAATTGATATAATAACactaaaaaagataaattcaagGGGATCTATATCACAGAAATATACATTAGaatgtatctatatatctgtGATAATGTGATGCTTTAGAATATATATtacaatgtttttatttcctcttgcATTTACCCACTTTTCTAAACTTGTGccacttttaaatgttttgtgattttttttggtattatatCAACCAATTATCTATTGTTGGTAAACATCTTGTCTTTACTATTTTATAGTGGTGCAGTTGtatatgttttgttattttgtctTGTATATCGTCCATTTTGCTAAACTATTGTCAATTCTCAGAATTTtcccatttatattaaatttttttctaggtaGAATAAAAAGTTGCTTGCAAACAATAATATAAATTCCTTCTTTACAAATATTGATGcctcttaatttttgtttcatgtcTTAATGAAATGGTTGGAAATTCAAAATCTGTGTAAACTAATTATGATGGCAAACATCTTGGACTTTTTGGTTGAATTTAACAGGTAATTCAGCTAGAGTTTACATCAAATATagtgtcttttgtttttaaagttgcaTGTATTTTATCAAATGTAACAAAATAGCCTTTTGTTCGGAGTTACTTTTCGTTCTGGGAATCTTACACAAAGAATTTATTGTGCTATTCTAGATCCCTTGGTTTATCATTTATTCACTGATCATCTTAGCTCAGCCTCATTTCTCTCCTGTTTCCTGATCACAGATCTTAGTCCCTACAAAGGTGGAGAGtctgagcaaaaggggaaactgGAGGTGAAGAATCAAACAAGGAAAGCTGACTATGGAAACCAAAGATAAGACATGTAATCAAGTTCAGAGATTAGGACAGAATTATAGGACATGGACCATGTCTGTTCCCTCACCTCTCAAGATTCAGATCATTGACAGCTTTACTTACTATGTCAGGAGGGGCTATGAAGAAGCTCTCAGGCTGGCAGTCTTCTGTAGCTGCTTCTACCTTCCTGGCCACAGCTGCCTATGTTCACCCTTTTGTTGTTCAGAACAGATTCCTGCCCTTGCTCAACACTCCTGGAGATTATGGATTTAGTATAAGTTAGATCCCTGAGATACCTGGTCCTAGTGTGCTGCTCTTTATGCCCTCCCTACTCTACAAGCATCCTTGAGGGTCTAATGCTTTTAACATTGCAATGGGAATAGGACCCAAGTACTCTTTGGGGTTAGCTAACTAATTTCTAGGCATATACCCCATTTAGCCCTAGTCCCAGGGGCAGCCAACCAAATATTTTTTCATCCAGACTCCTCAGACATTAATTCATCCCTATCTGATGAATACTGCCCCTCATTACGGGAAGGTTCTGAAGTCTCCCCATGTCAAACATATCTTTACTCCATATCCCTTCCAGAGGGTGCCCCTATCTACTTCCCTTTTCCCAGACTTTATGAGTAGCTTCTTtattttgctctctctctcacttcctgAATGCGTTTTAACTCACTGCAATTTACTTTTGTCATAACATCACACAAACTGTCCTTGCTAATGACTTAAATTGGCAAATATAATAGGCATATTTTAGAACTTAATCTTACCAGAATCCTCTCCAGTAGTTAATCCGTGTTGATCAGTTCTTTCTTCTAGGATCACTTGTCTCTCTTTTAATTCATGACATCATATTTTTAGTGTTAATTAAACTGGAATAAAAGAGTGATGAAATTACTTTCCCTGATAGAAATATTAGTCTGTTCTGGGACAGATTGTTCTctgtgatagttttttttttttttttttttttttaatcaatcaaCTTACCCCAAAGAAAGATGAATCTGCTCAATGGAATTTTTTCATGGTATCAGAGGAGCTAAATTATAACAATTTTGTAAGATAGAATTATAACCATTTTAAGATCACAGACAATAAATTGGTGATATGATCTGAAATGAACCGTGAATTACTGAATAATGTCAGGAATCCCATTATGGCATGCTATATTATGGAAAACTTTATGAGCTCGGAAAGGGAGAATTTAAAGAGGCACATGTTGAAGTTCAACAGAAAAATACTCTTCTGAATTCAGAAATTGGCTAGAATCAACACCTGAATGTTCTAAGCTGCTTCCTGGAAGAGTATTTTTGAGTTTCTGAGATGAGTGGTCATGCGGCTATTCTAGTGATGCCATAATGAGAAGTAAGTAAATAGGTAAATCAGATAGATAAATCTAATCTACCGACTCCCTCTGAAGTTCAAAAGTGTTTTGCTTGTCAACATAATGAGAGACCTAAGCCACTATGAACTACTGTCTAGACTGATATATAGCTAGCAAGTGGATTTTATTGGCCCCAGGAGGTTACTAATAGTTACTGACTGGGAGAGGGAGATATTCTGGATTTCAATTTGCATGTATAGTAATGGCAGCAAAGTCTTCAAATATCATAAGAGGATTAGAACAGAAACTATTTTAATTTGGACCCTGTATTTATATATTCTCTTATCAAAGGGCTCATTTTACTGCCTTATATCACAgaactaacagaaaaaaaaagacattaagcTATCAGTTGGAATGATTGATCCTAATTACCAACGGGAAGTTGAGTTGCTTCTATATAATGGAGGCAAGATTCCTCCAGGCTCTGGTAGAGGTTGGGGAAATATGGTAGATATCAGTTATGACTCTGTGACCAATTATAGAATAAGAACTGTagcagttttaaatatttttatttgttttttatatgtaTGCTTTTGTTTCTATATGttaaccatttttttctctttcctgtccatttttattttatatacaagcTATTGGAAGTTAACTTTACAATTCAGTCATTTTTTATGATACAACTAGTAATTTCTTAAGATCATAAATTCCATTACAGTGACCCTGGTAGGCAACTTATAAAGTTTTGGGCTACTTGTcgtgtagttttgatttacatttgtctaatgatcagtgatgttgagctttttgtcatatgttcgttgactgcataaatgtcttgttttgagagtgtctgttcatgtcctttgcccactttcttgtgccacttttcaaggggaatgtttccagcttttgcccatttgttatgatatttgctgtgggtttgtcataaatggctgattattttgaggtaagtttcatcagtacctagtttattgagagttttttatgtgaagagatgttgaattttatcaaaggccttttttgcatctattgagataatcacgtggtttttgtctttagttctgtttatgtgatgaattacgtttattaatttgcatacattgaaggaggcttgcatcccagggatgaagctgacttcatcatggtggataagctttttgatgttctgctggatttggtttggcagtattttattgaagatttttgcatggatgttcatcaggaatattggcctaaagttttcttttcttgatgtACCTCTGCCAGATTTttgtatcagggtgatgctggccccataaaatgagttagggaagagtccctccttttcactcatttagaataatttcagaaaaaatggtaccagctcctctttgtacctttggtaTAATTCAGCTGCAAATCCATCTGctcctgggcttttttgttgggctggtaggctatttattactgtctcaatttcagaacttgt
This portion of the Macaca mulatta isolate MMU2019108-1 chromosome 14, T2T-MMU8v2.0, whole genome shotgun sequence genome encodes:
- the OR56B4 gene encoding LOW QUALITY PROTEIN: olfactory receptor 56B4 (The sequence of the model RefSeq protein was modified relative to this genomic sequence to represent the inferred CDS: substituted 1 base at 1 genomic stop codon); amino-acid sequence: MNIGLSIANSSGFQVSEFILMEFPGIHEWQHWLSLPLALLYFLALGANLLIIITIQHETMLHEPMYHLLGILAVVDIGLATTIMPKILAIFXFDAKAISLHECFAQIYAIHSFMCMESGIFFCMAVDRYMTSCYPLQYTSIVTEAFVVKATLSVVLRNGLLTIPVPVLAAQRYYCSRNEIDHCLCSNLGVTSLACDDTTINRFYQLALVWVVVGSDMGLVFASYSLIIRSVLKLNSAKATSKALNTCSSHLILILFFYTAIIVVSVTHLEGRRVPLIPILLNVLHIIIPPALNPMVYALRTQELRVGLQKLLGLGEHVSRK